One Curtobacterium sp. MCLR17_007 DNA window includes the following coding sequences:
- a CDS encoding alpha/beta fold hydrolase has product MTNTLLDDRPALRSGDPAARTALVLHGGGGPATVAPIVEHLGSTMHAVAPTHPGWDGTPRPDTIASVADLASVYLDALVRDGDHDVVLVGSSIGGWIALEMAVQAAADDRMSGVLGAVFLIDSVGVVVAGEPIADFFALDARGLAEAAWHDPERGYRDPAAMTDEQRAVQRSNGATMAAVAGAGMSDAALLGRLGSISVPTLVVWGASDRIVTPAYGRALAAAVPGAVFAEVPKAGHLPHLEAPSATWAAIDPFLATGAVVRSGR; this is encoded by the coding sequence GTGACGAACACACTCCTCGACGACCGTCCCGCCCTCCGATCCGGCGACCCCGCAGCCCGCACCGCGCTGGTGCTGCACGGCGGTGGTGGCCCCGCGACCGTCGCGCCGATCGTCGAGCACCTCGGCAGCACCATGCACGCCGTGGCACCGACGCACCCGGGGTGGGACGGCACACCGCGGCCTGACACCATCGCGTCGGTGGCGGACCTCGCCTCCGTGTACCTCGACGCGCTCGTGCGGGACGGCGACCACGACGTCGTGCTGGTCGGGTCGTCGATCGGCGGGTGGATCGCGCTGGAGATGGCCGTCCAGGCAGCAGCGGACGACCGGATGTCGGGCGTGCTCGGCGCGGTCTTCCTGATCGACAGCGTGGGGGTCGTCGTCGCGGGGGAGCCGATCGCGGACTTCTTCGCGCTCGACGCCCGCGGGCTGGCCGAGGCGGCGTGGCACGACCCGGAGCGCGGGTACCGGGACCCCGCCGCGATGACGGACGAGCAGCGCGCCGTGCAGCGGTCGAACGGCGCGACCATGGCAGCCGTCGCGGGCGCCGGCATGAGCGACGCGGCACTGCTCGGGCGCCTCGGCTCGATCTCCGTGCCGACGCTCGTGGTCTGGGGTGCGAGCGACCGCATCGTCACGCCGGCGTACGGCCGTGCCCTCGCCGCGGCCGTCCCCGGTGCGGTGTTCGCCGAGGTCCCGAAGGCCGGGCACCTGCCGCACCTCGAGGCACCGTCAGCGACGTGGGCCGCGATCGACCCGTTCCTGGCGACGGGTGCCGTGGTCAGGTCAGGGCGATGA
- a CDS encoding MarR family winged helix-turn-helix transcriptional regulator, which translates to MTIDLESLGQAVKRAQYRNHRTMDAALQDVGVTLVQWDALRAVDRMPGASGHDLAVATFQSDQAFGTLAKRLTDRGLIVRAAGQGRRIEHTLTPAGRTALTEGHRVAAAVLEDLFAPLDEPRRAVLAETLRLLVTDG; encoded by the coding sequence ATGACCATCGATCTGGAATCCCTCGGCCAGGCCGTCAAACGCGCGCAGTACCGGAACCACCGCACGATGGACGCTGCGTTGCAGGACGTCGGCGTGACCCTGGTGCAGTGGGACGCGCTCCGGGCGGTCGACCGCATGCCGGGCGCGTCCGGCCACGACCTGGCGGTGGCGACGTTCCAGAGCGACCAGGCGTTCGGCACCCTGGCGAAGCGGCTGACGGACCGCGGGCTCATCGTGCGGGCCGCCGGTCAGGGCCGACGCATCGAGCACACGCTCACGCCCGCCGGCCGGACGGCGCTGACCGAGGGGCATCGGGTGGCCGCAGCGGTGCTCGAGGACCTGTTCGCCCCGCTCGACGAACCCCGGCGAGCCGTCCTGGCCGAGACCCTGCGATTGCTCGTCACCGACGGGTGA
- a CDS encoding LLM class flavin-dependent oxidoreductase codes for MTEPTNPSNPTRQIRFNAFDMNCVAHQSSGLWRHPRDRSRNYRDLSYWTDLAKTLERGAFDGIFIADVLGTYDVYGDSNEAALRTGSQVPVNDPILLVSAMASVTEHLGFGITAGTAYEHPYPFARRVSTLDHLTKGRVGWNVVTGYLPSAARNMGQTDQLSHDDRYDVADEYLEVLYKLWEGSWEDDAVVEDREAGVFTDPAKVHPIEHHGAHFDVPGIHLSEPSVQRTPVIYQAGASPRGIAFAAENAEAIFVGAPTLPQLAATVTKIRDALEAAGRDRYAARIYTLLTVITDATDELAQAKYEDYLSYASELGALVLNSGWMGVDLSQWDLDEPLGDVESNAIQSAAANISAATGEDGSAWTIRDLARHTAIGGLGPVAVGGGATIAQQLLDIQEQTDVDGFNLAYAVTPGTWEDVIEFVIPELRARDAYPTGYTEGSLRHKLHGRGDRLPAEHRGAAYRIGSDAVVG; via the coding sequence GTGACGGAGCCGACGAACCCCTCGAACCCGACCAGGCAGATCCGCTTCAACGCGTTCGACATGAACTGCGTGGCGCACCAGTCCTCCGGGTTGTGGCGCCATCCGCGCGACCGTTCGCGGAACTACCGCGACCTGTCGTACTGGACGGACCTGGCGAAGACGCTCGAGCGCGGTGCGTTCGACGGCATCTTCATCGCCGACGTCCTCGGCACGTACGACGTCTACGGCGACTCGAACGAGGCGGCACTGCGGACCGGGTCGCAGGTCCCGGTCAACGACCCGATCCTGCTCGTGTCGGCGATGGCGTCGGTCACGGAGCACCTGGGCTTCGGCATCACGGCGGGGACGGCCTACGAGCACCCCTACCCGTTCGCCCGCCGGGTCTCGACGCTCGACCACCTCACCAAGGGCCGAGTCGGTTGGAACGTCGTCACGGGGTACCTGCCGAGCGCCGCGCGCAACATGGGCCAGACCGACCAGCTCAGCCACGACGACCGGTACGACGTCGCTGACGAGTACCTCGAGGTGCTCTACAAGCTGTGGGAAGGGTCGTGGGAGGACGACGCCGTGGTCGAGGACCGCGAAGCCGGTGTCTTCACCGACCCCGCCAAGGTGCACCCGATCGAGCACCACGGCGCGCACTTCGACGTGCCGGGCATCCACCTCTCCGAGCCGTCGGTCCAACGCACCCCGGTGATCTACCAGGCCGGTGCCTCGCCGCGGGGCATCGCGTTCGCCGCGGAGAACGCCGAGGCGATCTTCGTCGGGGCGCCGACGCTGCCGCAGCTCGCCGCGACCGTGACGAAGATCCGCGACGCACTCGAGGCCGCGGGGCGCGACCGGTACGCCGCCCGGATCTACACGCTGCTGACCGTCATCACCGACGCCACCGACGAGCTGGCGCAGGCGAAGTACGAGGACTACCTGTCGTACGCGTCCGAGCTCGGCGCGCTCGTGCTCAACTCCGGCTGGATGGGCGTCGACCTGTCGCAGTGGGACCTCGACGAGCCGCTCGGGGACGTCGAGTCCAACGCGATCCAGTCCGCAGCTGCGAACATCTCGGCGGCGACCGGCGAGGACGGCAGCGCGTGGACGATCCGCGACCTCGCCCGGCACACCGCGATCGGCGGGCTCGGTCCGGTGGCCGTCGGCGGGGGAGCGACCATCGCCCAGCAGCTGCTCGACATCCAGGAGCAGACCGACGTCGACGGGTTCAACCTGGCCTACGCGGTGACCCCGGGCACCTGGGAGGACGTCATCGAGTTCGTCATCCCCGAGCTCCGCGCCCGCGACGCCTACCCCACCGGGTACACCGAGGGCTCGCTGCGCCACAAGCTGCACGGTCGCGGCGACCGCTTGCCCGCCGAGCACCGCGGTGCTGCCTACCGGATCGGCAGCGACGCGGTCGTAGGCTGA
- a CDS encoding YdcF family protein has product MVLLALAIICALVYVVLRRRDRRMLRNGVLLLATLFFAVLGVTELAMVRFPAIEVVVVGAILLFPVGIVVLAGFLIANGVRMFRREGRSLGNMLSLIVGVVLVVVTVVLVLLLRSGSTVGEAALLLLLAVAGYVGIVFLVFLLYAVVYGRVAKPREADVVVVLGSGLRHGEVTPLLRSRLDKGLEVWRHSTAQGRAAVMIPSGGQGSDEPRPEGTAMAEYLVAQGVPESAVLPETRSRNTDENLRFSREVQQAAGVTGTVVVATSNYHVMRAAMLARSLGSPAEVVGARTARYYVPSAFLREFVAVVAAHRIAHAVALAVVVAVWAWIAVIALT; this is encoded by the coding sequence GTGGTCCTCCTCGCGCTCGCCATCATCTGTGCCCTCGTCTACGTGGTGCTGCGGCGTCGCGACCGCCGGATGCTCCGCAACGGGGTGCTGCTGCTCGCGACGCTCTTCTTCGCCGTGCTCGGGGTGACCGAGCTGGCGATGGTCCGGTTCCCGGCGATCGAGGTCGTGGTCGTCGGCGCGATCCTGCTCTTCCCCGTGGGGATCGTCGTGCTGGCGGGCTTCCTCATCGCGAACGGCGTCCGGATGTTCCGGCGCGAGGGCCGCAGTCTGGGGAACATGCTCTCGCTCATCGTCGGCGTCGTGCTCGTCGTCGTGACGGTCGTCCTGGTGCTCCTGCTGCGTTCGGGCTCCACCGTCGGCGAGGCCGCGCTGCTGCTCCTGCTAGCCGTCGCCGGGTACGTCGGCATCGTCTTCCTGGTCTTCCTGCTGTACGCGGTCGTCTACGGCCGCGTGGCCAAGCCGCGCGAGGCCGACGTCGTGGTCGTCCTCGGCTCGGGGCTACGGCACGGCGAGGTGACGCCCCTGCTGCGGTCGCGACTGGACAAGGGGCTCGAGGTCTGGCGGCACTCGACGGCGCAGGGACGTGCCGCCGTGATGATCCCCTCCGGCGGCCAGGGCTCGGACGAACCACGGCCGGAGGGCACCGCGATGGCGGAGTACCTCGTGGCGCAGGGCGTGCCCGAGTCGGCCGTGCTGCCGGAGACCCGGTCGCGGAACACCGACGAGAACCTGCGCTTCTCGCGCGAGGTGCAGCAGGCGGCCGGTGTCACCGGGACCGTCGTGGTGGCGACGAGCAACTACCACGTGATGCGCGCTGCGATGCTGGCGCGCAGCCTCGGCAGCCCCGCCGAGGTGGTCGGTGCCCGGACGGCGCGGTACTACGTGCCGAGTGCGTTCCTGCGGGAGTTCGTCGCCGTCGTCGCGGCGCACCGGATCGCGCACGCTGTCGCCCTCGCGGTGGTCGTCGCCGTCTGGGCCTGGATCGCCGTCATCGCCCTGACCTGA
- a CDS encoding SufS family cysteine desulfurase, whose product MTIVAPAHPLTDAEVRRIKADFPILDQQVDGVPLVYLDSGATAERPRQVLDAERRFLEHDNAAVHRGAHTLAARSTDAYEDARATVAGFVNAASPSEVVWTANATDALNLVAYGIANASRGRGGPAAERFRLEPGDEVLVTEAEHHANLVPWQELALATGATLRWVPVDDTGCWTAADALALITDRTKVVAFAHVSNVTGMVAPVAELVTAAHAHGALVVLDACQSAPHRPLDVQELGVDFAAFSGHKMLGPNGIGVLWGRQELLDALPPFRTGGSMITTVTMEHTEFMPTPERFEAGTQPVSQAVALAEAVRYLQAIGMDRVRAHEEHLAQRMLTGLAAVPGITVVGPAAGVARSGLVSFDVDGVHAHDVSQYLDAQGIAVRSGHHCAQPLHRRLGLTATSRASTYVYTTDEDVDRFVRAVSEVRGYFRADGADA is encoded by the coding sequence GTGACGATCGTCGCCCCAGCCCATCCGCTCACCGACGCCGAGGTCCGGCGGATCAAGGCGGACTTCCCGATCCTCGACCAGCAGGTGGACGGCGTCCCGCTGGTCTACCTGGACTCGGGTGCGACGGCCGAGCGCCCCCGCCAGGTCCTCGATGCCGAGCGACGCTTCCTCGAGCACGACAACGCCGCCGTGCACCGCGGTGCCCACACCCTGGCCGCGCGCAGCACCGACGCGTACGAGGACGCCCGCGCCACCGTCGCCGGGTTCGTCAACGCGGCGTCCCCGTCCGAGGTCGTCTGGACCGCGAACGCCACCGACGCGCTCAACCTCGTCGCGTACGGCATCGCCAACGCCAGCCGCGGGCGCGGTGGACCCGCCGCCGAGCGCTTCCGGCTGGAACCCGGTGACGAGGTCCTGGTCACCGAGGCCGAGCACCACGCGAACCTCGTCCCCTGGCAGGAACTCGCCCTCGCCACCGGCGCCACGCTCCGCTGGGTCCCCGTCGACGACACCGGCTGCTGGACCGCGGCCGACGCGCTCGCGCTGATCACGGACCGCACGAAGGTCGTCGCGTTCGCGCACGTCTCCAACGTCACGGGCATGGTCGCCCCGGTCGCCGAGCTCGTCACAGCGGCCCACGCACACGGGGCGCTCGTCGTCCTCGACGCCTGCCAGTCCGCGCCGCACCGACCCCTCGACGTGCAGGAGCTCGGCGTGGACTTCGCGGCCTTCTCGGGCCACAAGATGCTCGGCCCGAACGGCATCGGCGTGCTGTGGGGACGCCAGGAGCTCCTCGACGCGCTGCCGCCGTTCCGCACGGGTGGGTCGATGATCACCACGGTCACGATGGAGCACACCGAGTTCATGCCCACCCCCGAGCGCTTCGAGGCCGGCACCCAGCCCGTCTCCCAGGCGGTCGCGCTCGCCGAGGCGGTCCGCTACCTGCAGGCCATCGGCATGGACCGCGTCCGCGCGCACGAGGAGCACCTGGCCCAGCGGATGCTCACCGGCCTGGCCGCAGTGCCCGGCATCACCGTGGTCGGACCGGCCGCGGGGGTGGCGCGCTCCGGCCTCGTGTCGTTCGACGTCGACGGGGTGCACGCGCACGACGTGTCGCAGTACCTCGATGCGCAGGGCATCGCCGTTCGCTCCGGCCACCACTGCGCGCAGCCGCTGCACCGTCGCCTGGGCCTGACCGCGACCAGCCGGGCGAGCACCTACGTGTACACGACCGACGAGGACGTCGACCGCTTCGTCCGCGCCGTCAGCGAGGTCCGCGGGTACTTCCGTGCGGACGGGGCCGACGCGTGA
- a CDS encoding DUF402 domain-containing protein → MDMAVPTDTRTEPFAEGDLVAMRSVNTYGAHGEAVGFAVAGRVLVDDEDLAVVATPAGSAVRRRAGAGSGPNGRLVVPDDWDGSYVEDGWFGAPVVRVHRKGTPWSVWRWHDGVDWEPDWYVNLELPWARTATGFDSQDWTLDVVARVDEDGTWSVRYKDEDELAFYAGLGLWPAAMRSVIEGVGARAVASATARAFPFDADWSAWVPDPMWAPVDLPTGWDRLDRHDG, encoded by the coding sequence ATGGACATGGCCGTGCCGACCGACACCAGGACCGAGCCGTTCGCCGAGGGTGACCTCGTCGCGATGCGGAGCGTGAACACGTACGGAGCGCACGGCGAGGCCGTCGGCTTCGCCGTCGCCGGACGCGTGCTCGTGGACGACGAGGACCTGGCCGTGGTGGCGACACCGGCGGGTTCCGCCGTCCGTCGTCGCGCGGGGGCGGGAAGCGGCCCGAACGGACGGCTCGTGGTCCCTGACGACTGGGACGGCTCGTACGTCGAGGACGGGTGGTTCGGCGCACCCGTCGTCCGCGTGCACCGGAAGGGCACGCCGTGGTCGGTGTGGCGGTGGCACGACGGCGTCGACTGGGAGCCCGACTGGTACGTCAACCTCGAGTTGCCGTGGGCCAGGACCGCGACCGGCTTCGACAGCCAGGACTGGACGCTCGACGTCGTCGCCCGGGTCGACGAGGACGGCACGTGGTCGGTGCGCTACAAGGACGAGGACGAACTCGCGTTCTACGCCGGCCTCGGCCTCTGGCCCGCCGCGATGCGGTCGGTCATCGAAGGCGTCGGCGCACGGGCCGTCGCGTCCGCCACGGCCCGTGCGTTCCCCTTCGACGCGGACTGGTCAGCCTGGGTGCCCGACCCGATGTGGGCCCCGGTGGACCTGCCCACCGGGTGGGACCGTCTCGACCGCCACGACGGCTGA
- a CDS encoding antitoxin, translating to MAGFDDITKKAQEFLKDGKVQDALKGEKAEDISDKVLDGVADAVKKATGGKFDDKIDNARDSADKHIGNQ from the coding sequence ATGGCGGGGTTCGACGACATCACGAAGAAGGCGCAGGAGTTCCTGAAGGACGGCAAGGTCCAGGACGCGCTCAAGGGCGAGAAGGCCGAGGACATCAGCGACAAGGTGCTCGACGGCGTCGCTGACGCCGTGAAGAAGGCCACGGGCGGCAAGTTCGACGACAAGATCGACAACGCCCGCGACTCGGCCGACAAGCACATCGGCAACCAGTAG
- the sufU gene encoding Fe-S cluster assembly sulfur transfer protein SufU gives MSALDSLYQQVILDHAKARHGDAVLPDADASHFERNPTCGDEITVSVRLEPGTDRIAAVAWQGDGCSISMASASVLTDMAVGRTVPELLALVEEFRSMMRSRGAGEPDEDVLEDLVAFHGVSKFVMRVKCGMLAWVAAEAAVREATTAR, from the coding sequence GTGAGCGCCCTCGACTCCCTGTACCAGCAGGTGATCCTCGACCACGCGAAGGCCCGGCACGGTGACGCCGTGCTCCCGGACGCCGACGCGTCGCACTTCGAGCGCAACCCGACCTGCGGCGACGAGATCACGGTCAGCGTGCGGCTCGAACCGGGGACCGACCGGATCGCCGCGGTCGCCTGGCAGGGCGACGGGTGCTCGATCTCGATGGCCTCGGCGTCGGTGCTCACCGACATGGCCGTCGGGCGGACCGTCCCCGAACTGCTCGCGCTGGTCGAGGAGTTCCGGTCGATGATGCGCTCGCGCGGTGCCGGCGAGCCGGACGAGGACGTGCTCGAGGACCTGGTCGCCTTCCACGGCGTCTCGAAGTTCGTCATGCGCGTCAAGTGCGGGATGCTCGCCTGGGTCGCGGCCGAGGCCGCGGTGCGCGAGGCGACCACGGCTCGCTGA
- a CDS encoding class I SAM-dependent methyltransferase has product MVRNEVVARYTGRAAEYAEQLGTMAHVHPADQDLVTSWASAMTGRVLDAGCGPGHWTAHLVEHGVAAVGVDAVPAFVERARRSWPGVRFDVDDVADLRAADDAFAGVLAWYSLIHHEPAALPAVFAEFARVLEPGGGLLVGFFTGAVVEPFDHAVTTAYRWPPEALSEVLHAAGFTVLEAHTRTVVGARPRPHGALLARLGKEPTAPWGT; this is encoded by the coding sequence GTGGTGCGGAACGAGGTCGTCGCGCGGTACACGGGCCGAGCAGCCGAGTACGCGGAGCAGCTCGGCACCATGGCGCACGTCCACCCCGCCGACCAGGACCTGGTGACGTCGTGGGCGTCTGCGATGACCGGCCGCGTGCTCGACGCCGGGTGCGGACCCGGTCACTGGACCGCGCACCTGGTCGAGCACGGCGTCGCGGCCGTCGGCGTCGACGCTGTACCGGCGTTCGTCGAGCGCGCACGCCGTTCCTGGCCGGGCGTCCGCTTCGACGTCGACGACGTGGCCGACCTCCGGGCAGCCGACGACGCGTTCGCCGGCGTGCTCGCCTGGTACTCGCTGATCCACCACGAGCCTGCGGCGCTCCCCGCGGTGTTCGCCGAGTTCGCGCGGGTCCTCGAACCCGGCGGTGGCCTGCTCGTCGGGTTCTTCACGGGGGCGGTCGTCGAGCCCTTCGACCACGCGGTCACGACGGCGTACCGCTGGCCGCCCGAAGCGCTGTCCGAGGTGCTGCACGCCGCGGGGTTCACGGTGCTCGAGGCACACACCAGGACGGTCGTGGGGGCCCGTCCACGACCGCATGGCGCGCTGCTCGCCCGACTGGGGAAGGAACCCACGGCGCCCTGGGGAACGTGA
- the glgX gene encoding glycogen debranching protein GlgX, with the protein MTSSSRTPLGVTLVDGGANVALFSTTADRVEFCRFDDDGTEHRTELTHRTGYTFHDIVPEVTVGTRYGFRVHGPWDPANGLRHNAAKLLLDPYATAIDGTYEWGQALFGHDMEHPDQIDETDSASAMPKSVVADRTFDWEGDARPDTSLADTVVYEVHVKGFTKQHPDVPEEIRGTYAGLGHPAAIQHLVDLGVTAVELLPTHQFVQDSTLADKGLRNYWGYNSIGFFAPHDEYASSGTAGQQVAEFKAMVKALHAAGLEVIMDVVYNHTAEGNHMGPTLSFKGIDNPSYYRLVEDDGSSYFDTTGTGNSLNVAHPAALGLIADSLRYWVEEMHVDGFRFDLATTLTRQDNEASRRSAFLDIIHQDPVLRTVKMIAEPWDTAGYQVGGFPAEWAEWNGKYRDDMRSFWRGDEGTLGDAVQRVLGSPDVYEGSRRAPVCSVDFITAHDGFTLADLTMYAEKHNDANGEDNNDGESNNTSFNGGIEGPTDDGAVNDYRDRQRRNFLGTLMLSAGVPMMLGGDEIARSQGGNNNAYCQDDEISWFDWDAADQDLLAFTRSAIAFRKEHVALRPEWYRTAPGDSESTVSVLRADNAGFEDGDWADTGNRAVMLVLEQGDDTVAVLMNASDTTVEFTLPEKPGGGSWSLGLSSDTEQHVEDGATTVLVRDASFTALV; encoded by the coding sequence ATGACCTCTTCCTCGCGCACGCCGCTCGGCGTCACGCTCGTCGACGGCGGCGCCAACGTCGCTCTCTTCTCCACCACCGCCGACCGTGTCGAGTTCTGCCGCTTCGACGACGACGGGACCGAGCACCGCACGGAGCTCACCCACCGCACCGGCTACACGTTCCACGACATCGTCCCCGAGGTCACGGTCGGCACCCGGTACGGCTTCCGCGTGCACGGCCCCTGGGACCCGGCGAACGGCCTGCGCCACAACGCCGCCAAGCTGCTGCTCGACCCGTACGCCACCGCGATCGACGGCACCTACGAATGGGGCCAGGCGCTGTTCGGGCACGACATGGAGCACCCGGACCAGATCGACGAGACCGACTCGGCGAGCGCGATGCCGAAGTCCGTGGTCGCCGACCGCACCTTCGACTGGGAGGGTGACGCCCGCCCGGACACCTCCCTCGCCGACACCGTCGTGTACGAGGTGCACGTCAAGGGCTTCACCAAGCAGCACCCCGACGTGCCCGAGGAGATCCGCGGCACCTACGCCGGTCTCGGGCACCCCGCCGCGATCCAGCACCTGGTCGACCTGGGCGTCACGGCCGTCGAGCTGCTGCCCACGCACCAGTTCGTGCAGGACTCGACGCTCGCCGACAAGGGCCTACGCAACTACTGGGGCTACAACTCCATCGGGTTCTTCGCCCCGCACGACGAGTACGCGTCGTCGGGCACGGCCGGCCAGCAGGTCGCCGAGTTCAAGGCGATGGTCAAGGCCCTGCACGCAGCGGGGCTCGAGGTCATCATGGACGTCGTCTACAACCACACCGCCGAGGGCAACCACATGGGCCCGACGCTGTCCTTCAAGGGCATCGACAACCCCTCCTACTACCGTCTGGTCGAGGACGACGGCTCGAGCTACTTCGACACCACCGGCACCGGCAACTCCCTCAACGTCGCACACCCCGCGGCACTCGGGCTGATCGCCGACTCGCTGCGCTACTGGGTCGAGGAGATGCACGTCGACGGCTTCCGCTTCGACCTCGCCACCACGCTGACCCGCCAGGACAACGAGGCGAGCCGCCGCTCCGCCTTCCTCGACATCATCCACCAGGACCCGGTGCTCCGGACGGTCAAGATGATCGCCGAGCCGTGGGACACCGCCGGCTACCAGGTCGGCGGCTTCCCGGCCGAGTGGGCGGAGTGGAACGGCAAGTACCGCGACGACATGCGCTCGTTCTGGCGCGGCGACGAGGGCACGCTCGGCGACGCCGTCCAGCGCGTCCTCGGCAGCCCCGACGTCTACGAGGGATCGCGCCGCGCACCGGTGTGCTCCGTCGACTTCATCACCGCGCACGACGGCTTCACGCTGGCCGACCTGACGATGTACGCCGAGAAGCACAACGATGCCAACGGCGAGGACAACAACGACGGCGAGAGCAACAACACGTCGTTCAACGGCGGCATCGAGGGCCCGACCGACGACGGCGCGGTCAACGACTACCGCGACCGTCAGCGCCGCAACTTCCTCGGCACCCTGATGCTCTCCGCCGGTGTGCCGATGATGCTCGGCGGCGACGAGATCGCCCGGTCGCAGGGCGGCAACAACAACGCCTACTGCCAGGACGACGAGATCTCGTGGTTCGACTGGGACGCCGCAGACCAGGACCTGCTGGCCTTCACCCGCTCGGCGATCGCGTTCCGCAAGGAGCACGTCGCACTGCGCCCCGAGTGGTACCGCACCGCTCCCGGTGACTCCGAGTCCACCGTGTCGGTGCTCCGCGCCGACAACGCGGGCTTCGAGGACGGCGACTGGGCCGACACCGGCAACCGCGCCGTGATGCTCGTGCTCGAGCAGGGCGACGACACGGTCGCGGTGCTGATGAACGCCTCGGACACGACTGTGGAGTTCACGCTGCCGGAGAAGCCGGGTGGCGGCTCGTGGTCGCTCGGGCTCTCCAGCGACACCGAGCAGCACGTCGAGGACGGTGCCACCACGGTGCTGGTCCGCGACGCGTCCTTCACCGCGCTCGTCTGA
- a CDS encoding PHP domain-containing protein, with amino-acid sequence MRVNRTAHRGSVGTMTLPADAHVHSQFSWDAGSDPGSVDLMRRTCARAVRIGLPALVFTEHLDLEDAWCVDDGDLGDHASKYIGSDGMVRLPPFDLDGYLDQIDRCRQSFPELRIFTGLEFGQPHLWESAASAVLASGAIDRVNGSLHMLPRSDGLRAEPVTLYRQQPAAEVMRSYLDEVPRMVAGSSAFAVFTHIDYAVRSWPSDTEGPFDPRAFEDGFRSAMRAIAGSGRALEMNTRRLWSWIPEWWAQEGGRAVTFGSDAHAPGSLAHAFPEAVAMLEHFGFRPGRRPEDPWTR; translated from the coding sequence ATGCGCGTGAACCGGACGGCCCACCGTGGCAGTGTCGGCACCATGACGCTGCCCGCCGACGCACACGTGCACAGCCAGTTCTCCTGGGACGCCGGGTCCGACCCCGGGTCCGTCGACCTGATGCGCCGGACGTGTGCCCGAGCAGTCCGGATCGGGCTGCCCGCCCTGGTGTTCACCGAGCACCTCGACCTCGAGGACGCCTGGTGTGTCGACGACGGCGACCTGGGGGACCACGCGTCGAAGTACATCGGCAGTGACGGCATGGTCCGGCTGCCCCCGTTCGACCTGGACGGGTACCTGGACCAGATCGACCGATGCCGCCAGTCCTTCCCGGAACTGCGCATCTTCACCGGACTCGAGTTCGGACAGCCGCACCTCTGGGAGTCCGCGGCCTCGGCGGTGCTCGCCAGCGGGGCGATCGACCGCGTGAACGGGTCCCTGCACATGCTGCCGCGGTCCGACGGGCTCCGTGCCGAGCCCGTCACCCTGTACCGGCAGCAGCCTGCTGCCGAGGTGATGCGGTCCTACCTGGACGAGGTCCCCCGGATGGTGGCCGGGTCCTCCGCCTTCGCGGTGTTCACCCACATCGACTACGCCGTCCGCAGCTGGCCGTCCGACACCGAGGGGCCGTTCGACCCGCGAGCGTTCGAGGACGGCTTCCGCTCGGCGATGCGGGCGATCGCCGGGTCAGGGCGAGCGCTCGAGATGAACACGCGGCGGCTGTGGTCGTGGATCCCGGAGTGGTGGGCGCAGGAGGGCGGCCGCGCGGTGACGTTCGGCAGCGACGCGCACGCGCCCGGGTCGCTCGCGCACGCGTTCCCCGAGGCCGTCGCGATGCTCGAACACTTCGGCTTCCGCCCGGGTCGGCGCCCCGAGGACCCCTGGACGCGCTGA